A region from the Citrobacter koseri ATCC BAA-895 genome encodes:
- the add gene encoding adenosine deaminase, with amino-acid sequence MIDTSLPLTDVHRHLDGNIRAQTILDLGRQFNLALPAQTLDALIPHVQITSTEPDLVSFLAKLDWGVKVLASLDACRRVAFENIEDAARNGLHYVELRFSPGYMAMTHQLPVAGVVEAVIAGVREGCQTFGVEARLIGIMSRTFGEAACQQELEALLAHRDHITALDLAGDELGFPGSLFLSHFNRARDAGWHITVHAGEAAGPESIWQAIRELGAERIGHGVKAVEDRALMDFLVEQRIGIESCLTSNIQTSTVASLAAHPLKTFLEHGVLASLNTDDPAVQGVDIIHEYTVAAPAAGLTREQIRQAQINGLEMAFLSKAEKRALREKVAAV; translated from the coding sequence ATGATTGATACTTCCCTTCCGTTAACTGACGTTCATCGCCACCTTGATGGCAACATTCGTGCCCAAACTATTCTTGATCTTGGCCGCCAGTTCAATTTAGCCCTTCCGGCACAAACGCTTGACGCGCTCATTCCGCATGTGCAGATCACCTCAACGGAGCCTGACCTGGTCAGTTTTCTGGCAAAGCTCGACTGGGGCGTTAAAGTTCTGGCGTCGCTGGATGCCTGTCGTCGCGTGGCCTTTGAAAATATTGAAGATGCCGCCCGCAACGGCCTGCATTATGTCGAACTGCGTTTTTCTCCGGGTTATATGGCGATGACGCACCAGTTGCCTGTTGCAGGCGTGGTCGAAGCGGTCATCGCTGGCGTACGTGAAGGGTGCCAGACTTTTGGCGTTGAAGCTCGTCTGATCGGCATCATGAGCCGTACTTTCGGCGAGGCTGCCTGTCAGCAGGAACTGGAAGCGCTGCTGGCGCACCGCGATCACATTACCGCGCTTGACTTAGCGGGCGATGAACTTGGCTTCCCGGGCAGTCTGTTCCTCTCTCACTTTAACCGCGCGCGTGATGCGGGCTGGCATATTACCGTACATGCTGGCGAAGCGGCGGGACCGGAGAGCATCTGGCAGGCCATTCGCGAACTGGGCGCCGAGCGTATCGGTCATGGCGTGAAGGCCGTGGAAGATCGCGCGCTGATGGATTTTCTGGTCGAACAGCGAATCGGTATCGAATCCTGTCTGACGTCTAATATTCAGACCAGCACCGTTGCCTCGCTGGCTGCGCATCCGCTGAAAACGTTCCTTGAGCATGGCGTGCTGGCAAGTTTGAATACGGATGATCCCGCGGTACAGGGTGTGGATATTATTCACGAATACACGGTAGCGGCGCCAGCGGCAGGATTAACCCGCGAGCAGATTCGTCAGGCGCAGATCAATGGCCTGGAAATGGCGTTTTTAAGCAAAGCGGAAAAACGCGCATTGCGTGAGAAAGTCGCAGCGGTTTAA
- a CDS encoding oxidoreductase translates to MSDNIRVGLIGYGYASKTFHAPLIVGTPGLELAAVSSSDETKVKADWPSVAVVSEPKHLFNDPNIDLIVIPTPNDTHFPLAKAALEAGKHVVVDKPFTVTLSQARELDALARSLGRVLSVFHNRRWDSDFLTLKGLLADGVLGEVAYFESHFDRFRPQVRDRWREQGGPGSGIWYDLAPHLLDQAINLFGLPVSMTVDLAQLRPGAQSTDYFHAILSYPQRRVILHGTMLAAAESARYIVHGSRGSYVKYGLDPQEERLKNGERLPQEDWGYDMRDGVLTRVEGEDRVEETWLTVPGNYPAYYAGIRDALNGNGENPVPASQAIQIMELIELGIESAKHRSTLCLA, encoded by the coding sequence ATGAGTGACAACATCCGGGTAGGGCTAATTGGTTATGGTTATGCCAGCAAGACTTTCCATGCGCCCTTAATCGTGGGGACGCCGGGTCTGGAACTGGCGGCGGTTTCCAGTAGTGATGAAACAAAAGTGAAGGCGGACTGGCCTTCTGTGGCGGTTGTCTCAGAGCCTAAGCATCTTTTTAACGATCCGAATATCGACCTTATCGTCATTCCTACGCCCAACGACACCCATTTTCCGCTGGCGAAAGCCGCGCTTGAAGCGGGAAAACATGTGGTTGTGGATAAACCCTTTACCGTGACACTGTCACAAGCCCGTGAGCTCGACGCCCTGGCGCGCAGCCTGGGACGCGTGCTTTCTGTGTTCCATAACCGCCGTTGGGACAGTGATTTCCTGACGCTGAAAGGATTGCTGGCCGATGGCGTTCTGGGGGAAGTGGCTTACTTTGAATCCCATTTCGACCGTTTCCGCCCGCAGGTCCGCGATCGCTGGCGCGAACAGGGCGGCCCTGGCAGCGGTATCTGGTACGATCTGGCGCCGCATCTGCTGGATCAGGCGATCAATCTGTTCGGTTTGCCGGTCAGCATGACGGTGGATCTGGCGCAGCTTCGTCCTGGCGCGCAGTCGACGGATTATTTCCACGCGATATTATCCTACCCGCAGCGTCGGGTGATTCTGCACGGTACGATGCTGGCGGCGGCAGAATCAGCACGTTATATCGTGCACGGCTCGCGCGGCAGCTACGTGAAATATGGCCTCGATCCACAAGAGGAGCGGTTGAAAAACGGTGAGCGACTGCCGCAGGAAGACTGGGGTTACGACATGCGTGACGGCGTGTTGACGCGCGTGGAAGGCGAAGACCGTGTGGAAGAGACGTGGCTGACGGTGCCGGGTAATTATCCGGCTTATTATGCGGGCATCCGTGACGCGTTGAATGGCAACGGTGAAAACCCGGTTCCGGCGAGCCAGGCGATCCAGATTATGGAGTTGATTGAGCTGGGGATTGAATCAGCGAAGCATCGCTCTACGCTGTGCCTCGCGTGA
- the blr gene encoding division septum protein Blr, translating into MNRLIELTGWIVLVVSVILLGVASHIDNYQPPEPTASVQKK; encoded by the coding sequence ATGAATCGCCTTATTGAATTAACCGGTTGGATTGTTCTCGTTGTCTCAGTGATCCTCTTAGGCGTCGCCAGCCATATCGATAATTACCAGCCCCCTGAACCGACGGCCTCCGTTCAGAAAAAATAA
- the ydgT gene encoding transcription modulator YdgT: MTVQDYLLKFRKISSLESLEKLFDHLNYTLSDDREIINMYRAADHRRAELVSGGRLYDVGQVPKSVWHYVQ, encoded by the coding sequence ATGACAGTTCAGGATTATTTATTAAAATTCCGCAAAATCAGTTCGCTTGAGAGCCTGGAAAAACTGTTTGATCACCTTAACTACACCCTCTCTGACGATCGGGAGATCATCAATATGTATCGCGCCGCAGATCATCGTCGCGCGGAACTGGTCTCGGGCGGTCGTCTGTATGATGTCGGTCAGGTGCCAAAATCAGTCTGGCATTACGTACAATAA
- a CDS encoding DUF2569 domain-containing protein gives MTTTPAQRIGGWLLGPLAWLLVALLSASLALLLYATALATPQTFHMLSEQSTGNLLLWGVSFITAIAMWYYTLWLTIAFFKRRHCVPKHYIIWLLVSVLLAIKAFAFSPVSDAFAVRQLLFPLLAAALIVPYFKRSARVKATFVNP, from the coding sequence ATGACCACAACACCGGCACAACGCATCGGGGGCTGGTTGCTTGGCCCACTGGCCTGGCTGTTAGTCGCGTTACTGAGCGCCTCGCTCGCGTTATTGCTCTATGCTACTGCGCTGGCTACGCCGCAGACATTCCATATGCTCAGTGAGCAAAGTACCGGCAACCTGTTGTTGTGGGGCGTTTCGTTTATTACCGCCATCGCAATGTGGTATTACACCTTATGGTTGACCATCGCCTTCTTCAAGCGCCGCCACTGCGTGCCTAAACATTATATTATCTGGCTGCTGGTGTCGGTCTTGCTGGCAATTAAAGCCTTCGCCTTTTCGCCAGTCTCAGACGCGTTTGCGGTTCGCCAGCTGTTGTTCCCGTTACTGGCGGCCGCGCTGATCGTACCCTATTTCAAACGCTCGGCGCGTGTTAAAGCAACGTTTGTGAACCCGTAA
- the rsxA gene encoding electron transport complex subunit RsxA produces the protein MTDYLLLFVGTVLVNNFVLVKFLGLCPFMGVSKKLETAMGMGLATTFVMTLASICAWLIDTWILIPLDLIYLRTLAFILVIAVVVQFTEMVVRKTSPALYRLLGIFLPLITTNCAVLGVALLNINLGHNFLQSALYGFSAAVGFSLVMVLFAAIRERLAVADVPAPFRGNAIALITAGLMSLAFMGFSGLVKL, from the coding sequence ATGACTGATTACCTACTGCTCTTTGTCGGAACTGTACTGGTCAATAACTTTGTACTGGTCAAGTTTCTGGGTCTTTGCCCGTTTATGGGGGTTTCCAAAAAGCTGGAAACCGCAATGGGTATGGGGCTCGCCACCACGTTTGTGATGACGCTGGCGTCTATCTGCGCCTGGCTGATTGACACCTGGATTTTGATTCCGCTCGATCTCATCTACCTGCGGACGCTGGCGTTTATTCTGGTCATCGCGGTGGTAGTGCAATTTACTGAGATGGTGGTGCGTAAAACCAGTCCGGCATTGTACCGTCTGCTGGGGATCTTCCTGCCGCTCATCACCACCAACTGCGCGGTGCTCGGCGTGGCGCTGTTGAACATTAACCTCGGTCATAATTTTTTGCAGTCGGCGTTGTACGGTTTCTCCGCCGCCGTCGGCTTCTCTCTGGTGATGGTGCTGTTCGCGGCAATTCGCGAGCGCCTCGCCGTGGCAGACGTTCCTGCCCCTTTTCGCGGTAACGCGATTGCGCTGATTACCGCAGGTTTAATGTCTCTGGCCTTTATGGGCTTTAGTGGTTTGGTGAAGTTGTAA
- the rsxB gene encoding electron transport complex subunit RsxB yields MNAIWIAVVAVSLLGLAFGAILGYASRRFAVEDDPVVEKIDEILPQSQCGQCGYPGCRPYAEAIGSQGEKINRCAPGGEAVMLKIATLLNVDPQPIDGDEQEVAPVRMLAVIDENNCIGCTKCIQACPVDAIVGATRAMHTVMSDLCTGCNLCVDPCPTQCIELRPVAETPDSWKWDLNTIPVRIIPVEQHA; encoded by the coding sequence ATGAATGCTATCTGGATTGCCGTAGTCGCCGTGAGCCTGCTGGGCCTGGCATTCGGCGCCATCCTGGGGTATGCCTCCCGCCGGTTTGCCGTGGAAGACGACCCCGTTGTCGAGAAAATCGACGAAATTTTACCGCAGAGCCAGTGTGGGCAGTGCGGCTATCCTGGCTGCCGCCCTTATGCTGAAGCCATCGGTAGTCAGGGTGAAAAAATTAACCGCTGTGCGCCGGGCGGCGAAGCGGTGATGTTGAAAATCGCAACGTTACTGAACGTCGATCCGCAACCTATCGATGGTGATGAACAAGAAGTTGCGCCAGTGCGTATGCTGGCGGTCATCGATGAAAACAATTGCATCGGCTGCACTAAATGTATTCAGGCATGCCCGGTGGATGCCATTGTGGGCGCCACGCGCGCGATGCATACGGTCATGAGCGATCTCTGCACCGGCTGTAACCTGTGCGTTGACCCGTGCCCGACGCAATGCATTGAATTACGCCCGGTCGCGGAAACACCTGACAGTTGGAAGTGGGATTTGAACACCATCCCCGTTCGTATCATTCCCGTGGAACAACATGCTTAA
- the rsxC gene encoding electron transport complex subunit RsxC codes for MLKLFSAFRKDKIWDFDGGIHPPEMKTQSNGTPLRQVPLAPRFIIPLKQHIGAEGELCVNVGDRVLRGQPLTRGRGRMLPVHAPTSGKVIAITPHSTAHPSALAELSVMIDADGEDRWIERDGWADYQRRSREELITRIHQFGVAGLGGAGFPTGVKLQGGGDKIETLIINAAECEPYITADDRLMQDCAAQVVEGIRILAHILQPREVLIGIEDNKPQAISMLRAVLADAHDIALRVIPTKYPSGGAKQLTQILTGKQVPHGGRSSDIGVLMQNVGTAYAVKRAVIDGEPITERVVTLTGESVSRPGNVWARLGTPVSHLLNDAGFCSSADQMVIMGGPLMGFTLPWLDVPVVKITNCLLAPSATEMGETPEEQGCIRCSACADACPADLLPQQLYWFSKGQQHDKATAHNIADCIECGACAWVCPSSIPLVQYFRQEKAEIYAIAQEEKRAAEAKARFEARQARLEREKAARLERHKNAAAQPAAKDQDAIAAALARVKEKQAQATQPVVINAGEKPDNSAVIAAREARKAQARARQAENIPAATEPVEPVDPRKAAVEAAIARAKARKQEQQTAAEPTEPVDPRKAAVEAAIARAKARKQEQQTAAEPTEPVDPRKAAVEAAIARAKARKQEQQAAAEPTEPVDPRKAAVEAAIARAKARKQEQQAAAEPAEPVDPRKAAVAAAIARVQAKKAAQQQVVNEE; via the coding sequence ATGCTTAAGTTATTCTCTGCATTCAGAAAAGATAAAATCTGGGATTTCGATGGCGGCATTCATCCGCCGGAAATGAAAACCCAGTCAAACGGTACGCCTCTGCGACAGGTTCCACTGGCGCCGCGCTTTATCATTCCTCTTAAGCAGCATATTGGCGCTGAGGGCGAGCTGTGCGTTAACGTGGGCGATCGCGTCCTGCGAGGCCAGCCGCTGACCCGTGGTCGCGGCCGCATGCTGCCCGTCCATGCGCCGACGTCCGGGAAAGTTATCGCGATTACGCCCCACTCTACCGCGCACCCGTCGGCCCTGGCTGAGCTTAGCGTGATGATTGATGCCGATGGCGAAGATCGCTGGATCGAACGCGACGGCTGGGCGGATTATCAGCGCCGCAGCCGCGAAGAGCTAATTACCCGAATTCACCAGTTCGGCGTTGCCGGGCTCGGCGGCGCGGGGTTCCCGACCGGCGTCAAATTACAGGGCGGCGGCGATAAGATTGAAACGCTGATCATCAACGCGGCGGAGTGTGAACCTTATATCACCGCTGATGACCGCTTAATGCAGGATTGCGCCGCGCAGGTGGTGGAAGGCATCCGTATCCTTGCCCATATTCTGCAACCGCGTGAGGTCCTGATAGGCATCGAAGATAACAAGCCGCAGGCCATTTCAATGCTGCGTGCCGTTCTGGCCGATGCGCATGATATCGCGTTACGCGTTATCCCAACGAAATACCCTTCCGGCGGCGCAAAACAACTTACCCAGATCCTGACCGGGAAACAGGTTCCGCACGGCGGCCGCTCTTCTGATATCGGCGTGCTGATGCAAAACGTTGGTACGGCTTATGCCGTCAAACGCGCAGTGATTGACGGGGAACCGATCACCGAGCGCGTTGTGACCTTGACCGGAGAGTCCGTCAGCCGTCCCGGTAACGTCTGGGCCAGGCTGGGGACGCCTGTCAGCCACCTGCTTAATGATGCGGGCTTCTGTTCTTCAGCCGATCAAATGGTGATTATGGGCGGCCCGCTGATGGGCTTTACCCTGCCCTGGCTTGATGTTCCCGTCGTGAAGATCACTAACTGCCTTCTCGCGCCTTCCGCCACGGAAATGGGCGAAACGCCGGAAGAGCAAGGTTGTATCCGCTGTAGCGCCTGTGCCGATGCCTGTCCCGCCGATTTGTTGCCCCAGCAGTTGTACTGGTTCAGCAAAGGCCAACAGCACGATAAAGCCACCGCACATAACATTGCCGACTGCATTGAGTGCGGCGCTTGCGCCTGGGTATGCCCCAGCAGCATTCCGCTTGTGCAGTATTTCCGTCAGGAAAAAGCGGAGATTTACGCGATCGCGCAAGAAGAAAAACGCGCGGCTGAAGCGAAAGCGCGTTTTGAGGCCAGACAGGCGCGACTGGAGCGTGAGAAAGCCGCACGCCTTGAGCGCCATAAAAATGCGGCCGCACAACCTGCGGCAAAAGATCAGGATGCCATCGCCGCAGCGCTGGCGCGCGTAAAAGAGAAACAGGCACAGGCGACTCAGCCTGTTGTCATCAACGCGGGAGAGAAGCCGGATAACAGCGCGGTTATTGCTGCCCGTGAAGCGCGTAAAGCGCAGGCGCGCGCCAGACAGGCGGAGAACATACCGGCCGCTACAGAACCCGTCGAGCCGGTCGACCCGCGCAAAGCCGCCGTCGAAGCGGCAATTGCCCGCGCCAAAGCGCGCAAGCAGGAACAGCAGACCGCTGCGGAACCTACCGAACCGGTCGACCCGCGTAAAGCCGCCGTCGAAGCGGCAATCGCCCGCGCCAAAGCGCGTAAGCAGGAACAGCAGACCGCAGCGGAACCCACCGAACCGGTCGACCCGCGCAAAGCCGCTGTCGAAGCGGCAATTGCCCGCGCCAAAGCGCGCAAGCAGGAACAGCAGGCCGCTGCGGAACCCACCGAACCGGTCGACCCGCGCAAAGCCGCTGTCGAAGCGGCAATTGCCCGCGCCAAAGCGCGCAAGCAGGAACAGCAGGCCGCTGCGGAACCTGCTGAACCGGTAGACCCGCGCAAAGCCGCCGTCGCAGCGGCGATCGCCCGCGTTCAGGCAAAAAAAGCAGCACAGCAGCAGGTTGTTAACGAGGAATAA
- the rsxD gene encoding electron transport complex subunit RsxD codes for MVFRIASSPYTHNQRQTSRIMMLVLIAALPGIATQLWFFGWGTLFQIILAAVSALAAEAAVLQLRKQPIAAILKDNSALLTGLLLAVSIPPLAPWWMVVLGTVFAVIIAKQLYGGLGQNPFNPAMIGYVVLLISFPVQMTSWLPPHDIAATAPGLLDALQVIFTGHTASGGDMNTLRMGIDGISQATPLDTFKTSLHAGHAVEQIMQYPIYSGMLAGAGWQWVNIAWLIGGVWLLWQKAIRWHIPVSFLVTLAVCSTLGWAFAGDSLASPQLHLLSGATMLGAFFILTDPVTASTTNRGRLIFGALAGLLVWLIRSFGGYPDGVAFAVLLANITVPLIDYYTRPRVYGHR; via the coding sequence ATGGTATTCAGAATCGCAAGCTCGCCTTATACCCATAACCAGCGCCAGACATCGCGTATCATGATGCTGGTGTTAATCGCTGCGCTGCCGGGGATTGCCACTCAGCTATGGTTTTTCGGTTGGGGCACATTGTTCCAGATTATACTGGCCGCAGTCAGCGCGCTGGCCGCAGAAGCCGCCGTGCTTCAACTGCGTAAACAGCCGATCGCCGCTATCTTAAAAGACAATTCAGCATTGCTGACCGGTTTACTGCTCGCTGTGAGCATACCGCCTCTCGCCCCGTGGTGGATGGTGGTATTGGGTACCGTATTTGCCGTCATTATCGCCAAGCAGCTTTACGGCGGTCTGGGGCAAAACCCATTCAACCCAGCGATGATTGGTTATGTCGTTCTGTTGATTTCATTCCCGGTACAGATGACAAGCTGGCTCCCGCCGCATGACATCGCCGCAACGGCGCCAGGCCTTCTGGATGCGTTGCAGGTCATCTTCACCGGACACACCGCCAGCGGCGGCGACATGAATACGTTACGCATGGGCATTGACGGCATCAGCCAGGCTACGCCGCTCGATACGTTCAAAACCTCGTTACATGCCGGGCACGCCGTTGAACAGATTATGCAGTACCCCATCTACAGCGGCATGCTGGCCGGTGCGGGCTGGCAGTGGGTAAACATCGCCTGGCTTATTGGTGGCGTGTGGCTGCTCTGGCAAAAAGCGATCCGCTGGCACATTCCGGTCAGCTTTTTAGTGACGCTGGCTGTCTGCTCCACTCTGGGATGGGCATTCGCCGGGGATTCACTGGCGTCTCCGCAGTTGCATCTGCTTTCTGGCGCGACAATGCTGGGCGCGTTCTTTATTCTGACCGATCCCGTCACCGCCTCGACAACCAATCGTGGTCGTCTGATTTTTGGCGCGCTGGCGGGGTTGTTAGTGTGGTTGATTCGCAGCTTCGGGGGATACCCGGACGGTGTGGCGTTCGCCGTACTGTTGGCGAATATCACGGTGCCTTTGATTGATTACTACACCCGACCTCGCGTCTACGGGCATCGCTAA
- the rsxG gene encoding electron transport complex subunit RsxG, producing the protein MLKTIRKHGITLALFAAGSTGLTAAINLVTKSTIAEQAVLQQKALFDQVLPADRYNNTLQDSCFLVNAPALGKGTHRIYIARQDDKPVAAILEATAPDGYSGAIQLLVGADFSGTVLGTRVTEHHETPGLGDKIELRLSDWITHFSGKTIGAENDAHWAVKKDGGDFDQFTGATITPRAVVNAVKRAGLYAQTLPAQLPQLTACGE; encoded by the coding sequence ATGCTAAAAACGATTCGTAAACACGGTATCACGCTGGCGCTGTTTGCCGCAGGCTCGACGGGGCTGACGGCGGCTATTAACCTGGTCACTAAATCGACGATTGCCGAGCAGGCGGTTCTCCAGCAAAAAGCGTTATTTGATCAGGTTCTGCCTGCCGATCGCTACAATAATACCTTGCAGGACAGCTGCTTTCTGGTGAATGCTCCGGCACTGGGCAAAGGCACGCACCGCATCTATATCGCCCGTCAGGACGATAAGCCCGTCGCCGCCATTCTTGAAGCCACGGCGCCGGACGGCTATTCTGGCGCCATACAGCTCCTGGTTGGCGCTGATTTCAGCGGCACGGTGCTGGGTACACGCGTGACAGAACATCATGAGACGCCTGGCCTGGGCGATAAAATTGAGCTGCGCTTATCCGACTGGATCACCCACTTCAGCGGGAAGACCATCGGCGCTGAGAACGATGCTCACTGGGCCGTGAAAAAAGACGGCGGTGATTTTGACCAGTTTACCGGCGCAACCATTACCCCTCGGGCAGTGGTCAACGCGGTGAAACGTGCGGGTCTGTACGCGCAGACCTTACCGGCGCAACTTCCTCAACTTACCGCCTGTGGAGAATAA
- a CDS encoding electron transport complex subunit E: MSEIKDVIVQGLWKNNSALVQLLGMCPLLAVTSTATNALGLGLATTLVLTLTNLTISALRRWTPAEIRIPIYVMIIASVVSAVQMLINAYAFGLYQSLGIFIPLIVTNCIVVGRAEAFAAKKGPALSALDGFSIGMGATGAMFVLGSMREIIGNGTLFDGADGLLGDWAKVLRVEIFHTDSPFLLAMLPPGAFIGLGLMLAVKYLIDEKMKKRRAEAVAAELPSGETGNV; this comes from the coding sequence ATGAGCGAAATTAAAGACGTTATCGTTCAGGGCTTGTGGAAAAACAACTCAGCGCTTGTACAGCTGCTTGGCATGTGCCCGCTACTGGCTGTGACCTCCACCGCCACGAATGCATTAGGCCTCGGCCTCGCCACCACGCTGGTGTTGACGCTGACCAACCTGACAATTTCCGCCCTGCGCCGCTGGACGCCAGCGGAAATCCGCATCCCAATCTACGTAATGATCATCGCGTCCGTGGTCAGTGCAGTACAGATGCTGATCAACGCTTATGCCTTCGGCTTGTATCAGTCGCTGGGGATCTTCATTCCGCTGATTGTGACCAACTGCATCGTTGTGGGGCGCGCAGAGGCTTTTGCCGCGAAAAAAGGCCCGGCGCTGTCCGCGCTGGACGGTTTTTCCATTGGCATGGGGGCGACCGGTGCCATGTTTGTCCTCGGCTCCATGCGTGAAATCATCGGCAATGGCACGTTGTTTGATGGCGCTGACGGTCTGCTGGGCGACTGGGCGAAAGTGCTGCGCGTGGAGATTTTTCATACCGACTCGCCTTTCCTGCTGGCGATGCTGCCGCCCGGCGCTTTTATTGGTCTGGGGCTGATGCTGGCCGTGAAGTACCTTATTGACGAGAAAATGAAAAAACGCCGCGCCGAAGCCGTTGCCGCTGAGCTTCCGTCAGGTGAAACAGGGAATGTGTAA